A region of the Dysidea avara chromosome 9, odDysAvar1.4, whole genome shotgun sequence genome:
tgaggtggtcttatggACCTTATCTGCAATGATGTCAAAGTACAAAATGGCGGCCGATAGTGTGGACACTTCTGTACAGAGGGTATTGGGAGAAATGGCGTTTCGCTATGTTAACGTTTACGTATGGCAGCAAGGggggcaaggtgaggcatacatacttaaaTACAAGACAAATGCACATGGTTTTACGTCGATGCCAAAACTTAAGTCTGGTTTCTTTTGGTGGACTATTTCACATTGCCACATTTAgcctcttacctttattattcAATAGTTCCATGTCGTGAAATCTGCAAATAAAGCTCATTTTTAGTGATTACATATAAAGTGCCCAcaccattttgtcaattatgatgtcattgcagATAAGGTCCATTGATCCTTTGCAGGTgaactgctgccatagcaacttCCGCCATCTTAGAGTACAACCCGCTGATTGTGGTGCTTTAAActataagagtaaaacaatacccaGGAAGTAGATTTGCCTCATCTGCTTTCTATGGCAAAGGTTGACCAGGTTAAACCTACACTCTCTCCTACGCTATCAGGGTTGCATAATGGGTTGTAGTCCAAGATGGTGGATGTTGCTATGTCAGCAGTTCACCTGCAATGGgtctattaatgaggtcatgaagtacaccttaactaTGCTTGGGACCATGGTCacaataatgaggtggtcttattaatgaggtcatgaagtacactttgGCTGTGTTTgagatggtcactataatgagatggTCTTATTAGGAGTACACTTTAACTATGTGGACCTACTATGGTAGCCACTATGATAAGGTATTGTGATTATGCAGGGTTGCCACTAAGTATGGCTACATTAAAATCATCATTATCATTTAGGCACTAAGGTTGAAGTTGAATCCAGAAAGGCAGAAGTCTGCATCCATTAGTAAAAATGACTTCAGTGATGGAGTAGTGACAGAAATAAGCATGGAAGCACCTGACAACAAAATCACAAGACGGATACTTCTTTGCAAGTATGCCAGTACCTgttctaatataacaatcattATATTTGCCGCGAATTTGTTCACTTAAGAGAGACTGCATTCTGTAAATCTGACTTTTTATTATCAAAATGTAGTATTCTAAATCTTACAGTACTTGTGCCATTGTAGTAGGTAAATGGACCACAATTTTATACACCATACTTTTAAAATCCTGACAATCTATCATTTTCAACAAACAAACCTGTCCAATGTATAGCCAAGACCACGACGACAACAAAAACTGCAGAATTCACAGTGTTGGTCAGCACATTATAACCAGTCCATTTTACCATGGACTGGTCAGTAAGACCAGTAAGTGGTCTATATATAATCCATGGTGATGATAAACTGTTCTCATCTATTGGTCAGAGTTTACAGGCCTTAGACTGTTGATCACCAAGTAATTTATATTTTGCAGTGTAGTCGCTGCATTGTGAGTGAGATGAATTCTTATTATGTAATTCCCTGTGTTTTATTTAGTAACCTCTCAGCAGAGCTTGAACCAAACAATGAGGTATGCATCATTATGGACAATACAAAATGATACACATGTTGTGGATGGTACAGGAGGTGATCAGTGTAAAGGAAGAGATTGATAGACTACAGGTGAAGTGCCCACACTACATCACTGGGTGTGATTGGAGGGGAGTGTTTAAAGATTGTCTTGTGGTCAATAAACTAACCAGGTGGTGAAATTGTATGTTACCATAGGAGCATACTGTGGCTTGTGAGTATGGAACTACCTCAATGTCTAAAGTGAGTGCTACATAGCATAGTCAAATATTTGAGAGTAAAAGTTTACTAAAAAATTTATACATACATTAAATGCACCAGctttaatatcaagacacatggtagtgtgttgtacaGCCAAGAAAGTTGGTGTGCCACACCATGGGTGTAGCATTTTTCTTGCAGGCAAAGCTCTATAGTCTCTTTTCAAAaaagcacatgatttttgtattttagctgcctccaccttcagcactccgcACATCAAAATCACTTTATACATTTGTGAAAGTATCTCAGTCACGtacttgctacatgtagttgtttTTCCATAGTATATAACTTggtgtttttttcttttaaaCCTGAAATGTCTTCAATCTACCTATATACCAATTTTAGGTATATTGCCTTTAGGGCTTCACcaggtaggtgtggcaagtaataATTTTTACTTTAGATTGcgtgattgttacacactgttggtttttgctTGTATCTTTCATGCTCTTTATCTCAAACCACCAAAATGCACTTCTACCCTCAAAGTTAAGCTTACCTCAAAGTTAGGTTtaattttttcattttttttctttgtttttatgCAGGGacttaattttttttgtctaatttttttttgtctttttgcacactttacaaatgCCAGCATAAAACGCAAATTCAAAACTCAATTGCTATGAAATTTGGTATACATTAAGGGTGAACTCACATACCAAGTCTGGTGTGAATCTAATAAACACTCACggagttacaaacaaattttaTTGTGTGCATaaaaattgatttttttttgacATCTGCAATCACGTGGAAATTCATCTCTGTATAGGTTAGCCATCCTTTTGTGGCTTAAAAGAAATTGCAGTGACAGCTACTAAGGTGTAAAATTTCAGGGGTCAAAAtggtctaatagaacagtcaccaagttgcaaaaaaggtgtacaaaaaaaaCATAGAAAAGATACTTGGTCAGAGTTTGAACCAGAGATCTCCGTACTTTATTCCCAAACCGTTCACTAagatttttgaaggctgcacccttttttacaccTTGGCTGTTTGCATGGATCCTCTTATGATCTGATTCCCTAGTTTTGTGATTCCCAGTACATGTTATCAAGATACAAGtttgttgtgtggccaagaaagccagtgtgcCACACCGTGAAGGTGTGAAAAAGTGGTGTGgctttcaaaagcctgggtgaaattTTAAAGTTTACTAGCATTGCAGTCAAGagatggctgcagtgatgttatgGTTATTGCCAATAAATtttcattaaaatttattaacattgacacccacctttgatttcacaacttttatcaCCCAGGCtattttgaaggctgcaccatttCTCACAGCTTGTCTGTTGTTGTCTGGTACAGTTATAAGGGTGTATTACTTTGACCAATTACAAGAGTaaatagtacagtggaacctgtgttacggtcacctggattaagcggtcacctttaCATAACGACCATGGTCACGAGGttccaaatattttcccatacaaatgtatgcattgtggtctgcattaagcgatCACCTGTCTAAAGTGTATAatggccaaccaagaatttgcCTATGAATCATtgtatacataacttcatcctttgtatagcggtcgctaccttttatggtggcttgttaagccaactgtctggcaccacgACACTGTTTCaatcctgcctttcaatgaatgctatataatcaggcttcattgcttaaacgtattcaatagctataaccaacattcataacaagctcaccttgccctTTTTGTAGCTACTATTAAACAATAGTAAAATATTTACTGTATTACGGTTGGCGCGAActcgagcctcttaataattactcatttataacagtcatagccactaaaatgctgctgaccaccttatgcagcatttctctataacagccacctgtatgtAAAataccagatatatctggtcccaaggtgaccattatagacagatTCCACAGTAGTAACTAAGAGTGTAGTACCCTGTGAAAAATGATTGTgtgatatttcagtaattattGCTCATTTAgatgaaatggtaatttgaaatgcgtacaTGGCTATAGACCATTATTGGAAACCATAGTTACTATTACTTTAATACTTACTCTTACTTGACAGGAGTCTGATGGTCCACAGACATCATCTACTGGATGACTTCATCTTGGTGAACGTCTCCAGGTATCTGTACTTAATTTGTATTACTCTAATTGCCAAGCCTGTTTTTATTACATGTCCTCATGTAGATCGATGCTGGTGCTCGACAACTTGGTAAGTCGAATGAAGAGGTCTGTTCACCTGTGGACCATGGCAACCAGAGTCTCCCTCATCCACCTTTGGTAGGTGTAGTATTTATTCTGACTGTCAAGTCAATATAATTGTGTTtgtggtgtgtgtgtctgtgtgtgctcaGAGTACAGCGTATGGAAGTTTGCTCTACTCTGGCCAcatacagtcaaacctctctaaccCGACTTTCAATGAAAGACttaaattttgctggattaaggaggttgttATATTAACAAGTTATACTACTGCTGTAATTCAACATTGTACAATATTTATaccatagattccctaaaaattcgacagATATAAATTAATCCCGTTTgtgtctggccgaacaattaggaaaaaaatgtacctACCTGGTGTCACTACGGACAACACGAGCGCTGGTTCACTATTCAAACAATTATAACTAGGAACAAAAACAAAGCACGTGTTACAGCACAACTTTAAATCAAGTGTCAATAATTAGAATAAAACATGTTTTTCTCTTCTGTAAATGATGCAATAACAGCATTACATCACTCGCAATACAGATTGCGACACTCCCCACAGAGATGAGACTGCAAGCTGAGTTGATCCATTTCTTCATCTTTCCTTTGACTGTCATCAAAGTTGCTAGAGTTTAGCCATCGTCTAAGCCTCTGCCTTGTTTCAATTGAGGCCTTACGAGCAGGACAAATGGTAGGTGTTAAATCATTTACATCAGCCTCCATGTTACAGTCAGATAAATGATCATTATCATCTTCAGTGGGTGCTAATGGTGACTTATTTTTATTCACATTGGTGTCAGTAACATTATTACTTGGACACTCGATGGGGTAGAGGAAGCTAAGAGCTCTGTTTATAGATTTAATAGGACCAAATGCAATTCTTGCAGATCTGATTCTCTTATCTCGACTTTGGAATAGTTCACAAATACGACCAACCTTCCAAGAACCTCTAGGGAAGTTTTCTTTAACTAATACAACGTCTCCCACCtttgaaatgaagtctgtagaGCTGTGAGGTCCTTTCAGTAGTGTCCGAGGTCTTTCACGTAGGTTTGATAAATACTCTTGTTGCCAAATAATCCAAAATTGATTTAAGAGTTTCTGTCCATGCTTCCATATTTCTAACAGTTGCTGTGAAGAGGATATTATCCCGGAAACATTAAACTCTGGATCAATCTCTTCAGTGAGATCTGGAATGACATGGTTTGAATGAAGTGAAAGAAAATGAGAGGGTGTAAGGACCATGCTCGAGTTGATGTCAGCATCTACATAGACCAATGGACATGAATTAATAACTGCCTCTACCTCTGTCAATACTGTTGACAATTTCCTCTGTGTTAAAGATCGGGTCCCAATAGTTTTCCGAAGAGTGCGTTTTGTCAATCTCACTAATCGCTTGTAAAACCCTCCCGCTAGTTCAACAATAAACCTCCACTTAATGTAACACTTGGTAGAAAAATCACATACTTTCTCATCTGTGACTACATCCCTCCACGCCTTGTGAAGAGTTGTACTTGCACACTTAAATTGTTGTGCATTGTCTGAAACGATCAACTGCGGAGTTCCTTGTCTGGAGATAAACCGACGCAAACCAAGGAGGAACTCATCTGCTGACATGTCTTCCGCTAGTTCCAAATGAACGGCACGGACTGTCGTACAAGTAAACAAGCACACTCATACCTTCTTAGAGTTATCTCCATCAGTCTGGTCAGTTACTGCAGCAAAATTCTTGATATACAGAGGGCCAAAATAGTCTAGACCAGTGTACTCGAATGGGAGGGATTTAGTGACTCACTCTCTTGGTAAATCATGATCAGGCATTGGTGGCATAGCAAAGGGGTGCCCCTCAACTCGTCTGCATATTCTACAATTTGATAGAACCTTCTTGACTGCTGCACGACCATGGGGTATCCAATACATTTGTAAAATTGTTGCTAGGGTTTGTGAAAGACCCGAATGAAGGATTTTGGTGTGCACATCATTAATAACCAATTGAGTAAAATATTCATCCTTCTGCAAGAGCTTCAGGAACTTTGCTCCTTGTGTTAAGTCTGTATTTTCAAATCATCCGTGGCACCTGAGCAAACCGTTTGAATCCAGTTGCAAATTCAGCTGGTGAATTGTATTGTTTTTTTCTTCCTTGTTGTACCTTGTCAATTACATCAGAGTATGACTTCAATTGGAGTGTTTCTCCCACATAAGCCTTGCAACTTGCACTTCTTTAGCTGATAACGGTCCCATTCTGTGATCCCTCTTCCTTAACTTGTCAACAAACCTTAGGATCCATGCTGTAACTCTCAGTAACTTTAAAAGTGAAGAATATTTGTTTTCATTGATATCTTTGAGAGTTGTGCCATGTAGGTTGAGAGAACTTTCTCCAACTACAAGATCAGGTTCTAACACAGTAGCTCTACCTTTCAGTTCAAGTTCAAACTGTTCTTGGAGCTTAGTGTCCAGGTCTGGCGTCTTGGAATTTGGCCATAGCTGCATAGGTTGGCTTAGCCAAGATGGACCATTCCACCACATCGATGATAACTCATCAGGTGGCTTTCCTCTAGTGGCCAGCCACATCTGCTGAATTCTCTCCTGTAGGCACGTGTTTAAAAGTTACATTATTAAGCATTTTGATCTCTTTCAACCTGTTTGCTACAAAGGTGGACAATGGCTTTTTAGTTTGCAGCCAGTGTAGTACACACAGCGAGTCAGTAAACACTATTTTATTGGTAACCTGTAAATGGAGTTCCCTTGAAATAAATTTCAGTGCTTGTACCCCAATGAGTACCCCTAACAATTCAAGCTGTGGTATGGTTATATTATCTGGAGCTAAGCGTGTTTTGGAAAAAATAAGGTCAGCCTTGTATGTGCCATTGAGTAATTGGTGCAGATAAATTGCTGTGGCATAAGCCTTACTAGAGGCATCACAGAAACAGATCAGACCATATTCAATGCTTTAGTTGATGCCATCTGGATTAAAACCTGGTTTCCACAAGCTACAGTGGCTGCTTCACCTTTTGTTTCTTCTTGAGTGCTCAGTGTGTGTATCGACTGTAACCCAGATTCAGATGGTTGATCTTACGCTGTAAATAGATTAGGGCAGAGGCTTCTATGGTGATTATTCTTGCCACAGTGAAAACAGGTTCGTTGTCTTTGGCAATCTTTAGCTACATGACCTTTCTGCAGGCATTTGAAACAGGACTCCCTCAGCTTCTCCATCCTGGCATGTTGTGTGGTGTATTCTGAGCATTCATCTGACCAGTGGCTGCGGCTACAAAAGACACACTTCAAATTATTCTGAGTCCCCCTACTACTGCCTGAGTCactgcttgtttctactaacaGTTCTCCTGCAGTGGGCTTTGACACTAGAGAGGGGTAACGAGATTCTTCATACAGGTATTCGGGCTTAAAAACCATCTTTGCTGGGGGGAGTTGGTGAGAGAAGTATGATTCACCACCACCAGCCATTTCCATAGCTGTAATATGTTTCTCCAGTAATTTCTGCAATTTTTGTACAGTCCAGGGCTCCTCTCCCTTCATCAAGTACAACTGGTAGAGAACTTCTTGGGGTAGTTTCTCTGTAATCTGTGACACAGAGTGTCGGTGCTCAATGTTCTCGCCTAAGGCTTCTAAGCTATGCTGGTGGCACTCTATGGCATCATAACATTGCCTTAATTTCCCAATTTGATTAGAGGCAACTGCAAGGTGAGACAAACCACGATAGTGAGCATCAATAATCAACTGAGAGTTGCCAAATCTTCGTTTTAACACATCTACCACTACTGCATAATTATCATGCGACAATTGATACTCAGAGATGGCGTCCAATGCCTCACCAGTTAATCTTGACTTCAAATAAGTCATCTTGTCCACAGAGGAATATTTGCCCTTGTCAATTGATGCCTCAAAGGCATCCCAAAATTCTCTCCATTTTAGTACATTCCCGGAGTGATCTCTAGTTTGGGTGCCTTAATAGTGGCATGAACGTTGGGCTGAGACCATGTATTAGCAATGTTAGCACTTGGAGTATTAATTGAGCTGGTCTGTGTGGTGTGGGGACCCTTACTTTGCAATTCTAAGTCCTTGCGTATTCTCTCCAGTTCCTCCTTTAGTACCTTCAATTCAGATATTTTTGTCAGTACACTATCCATCAGTTCAGCATCTTCATCTAAGATGGTTTGGAATTGTTCTGCACCTTCTGAATCATTGGCTTGCTCAAACGCATCAGTTAATTTGTCATTTGCGGATTCCAGTCTCGAAATTTCACTTCTAAATTCAGTAACACTTTTCCGGCAGTCATAAGAAGGTGCAAGACATCTTCAAGGTTGTTAGGAAGTTTTTCTTGCAGTAACTTCTGGGCTTCAGATTCCTCCTTAATTAATACCTTTTTGTCCTGTGTACATGCACTCTTTAGTGAGCTACCAGTCGGCATTTCGCAGCACCTATGTTTCAACTAGAAATAAACTGTTTAAACAATTAAGTTCACTCGCCTTCTGTAGTACCGTTATAAATTATGCCACGGTACCATGACTTCTTTGTTTAGGATTCCAAGAATCAAAAATCAGTGATGCTTGGCGAGAGTAGTAGTAATCAGGTTGGACAGGTTTTCAGCACCAAATGTCGCTACGGACAACGTGAGCGCTGGTTCACTATTCAAACAATTATAACTAGGAACAAAAACAAAGCACGTGTTACAGCACAACTTTAAATCAAGTGTCAATAATTAGAATAAAACATGTTTTTCTCATCTGTAAATGATGTAACAACAGCATTACATCACTCGCAATACAGGTTGCGACACCTGGTGctattgtcgaatttttagggatctactGTGAGGCGGAGCTGATGATACCACAACACTCATTTGGCCGCAGCgctacattatccag
Encoded here:
- the LOC136265454 gene encoding uncharacterized protein isoform X3; this translates as MPGYVVHLQSGEEVRDGLRCSHCHLVLKDPVQTTSGLIFCRDCFKETLCNLSAELEPNNEEVISVKEEIDRLQEHTVACEYGTTSMSKESDGPQTSSTG
- the LOC136265454 gene encoding TNF receptor-associated factor 3-like isoform X2, whose translation is MPGYVVHLQSGEEVRDGLRCSHCHLVLKDPVQTTSGLIFCRDCFKETLCNLSAELEPNNEEVISVKEEIDRLQVKCPHYITGCDWRGVFKDCLVVNKLTRW
- the LOC136265454 gene encoding uncharacterized protein isoform X1 — encoded protein: MELPQCLKSLMVHRHHLLDDFILVNVSRSMLVLDNLVSRMKRSVHLWTMATRVSLIHLWTPQHFKDGPHLNFILWMRNLTEFLHGWRNLATTGTCCMQPLLKFKTLLVKLEVT